A window of Eriocheir sinensis breed Jianghai 21 chromosome 63, ASM2467909v1, whole genome shotgun sequence contains these coding sequences:
- the LOC126986995 gene encoding protein ENL-like: MLTRREVVVEKPFRDRRYKDHRRKVRSALPRIDTGPPVEYPHLVVKLKKLRLERDRQGKICDDNIKLVHRMAIIMRTKRLDNINKAPKGPFERRRKPVGGGGVREQRKEEERWEGGSFLQQVTSEAERHIRPPPPGRMIQHRAPAGMCRVPRVGPPPPAPPLPRRRHLVPTIMLPLSSPRSRQSPSPSTGSGRSSSHRRGRETTRLTPLPSANRRASITPSAASPQDENSSSAGDGTADLGEEYSSDEVEESEAEEEVDEEEVKEKNEVEDEEEVEDEAENEDNKEAEEEVTDSDDHVSSVLLSHHPNITIDEASDDEFYS; the protein is encoded by the exons atgTTGACtcgcagggaggtggtggtggagaaaccCTTCCGTGACAGACGCTACAAGGACCACAGAAGgaag GTGAGGAGCGCCCTGCCCCGCATCGACACCGGGCCGCCCGTGGAGTACCCGCACCTGGTGGTCAAACTGAAGAAGCTGCGGCTGGAGAGGGACCGTCAGGGCAAGATCTGCGACGACAACATCAAGCTGGTTCACCGCATGGCCATCATCATGAGGACCAAGAGGCTCGACAACATTAACAAGGCGCCAAAAGG aCCTTTTGAGCGAAGGAGAAAGCCCGTGGGAGGAGGCGGCGTGAgggagcagaggaaggaggaggagcggtggGAGGGCGGCTCCTTCCTCCAGCAGGTGACCTCGGAGGCAGAGAGGCACATCAGGCCTCCCCCACCTGGCAGGATGATACAG CACCGCGCCCCCGCTGGAATGTGCCGTGTGCCCCGCGTGGGTCCACCTCCCCCCGCGCCCCCCttgccccgccgccgccacctcgtGCCCACCATTATGCTGCCACTCTCTTCCCCCAG GTCCCGCCAAAGCCCCTCGCCAAGCACAGGGTCGGGCAGGTCTTCCTCACACCGCAGGGGCCGAGAAACCACCCGCCTCACGCCCTTGCCCAGTGCCAACCGCCGGGCCAGCATCACCCCTTCAGCGGCTTCGCCACAAGACGAGAACTCGAGCTCAGCTGGGGACGGAACCGCTGACCTCGGGGAAGAGTACTCGAGCGACGAAGTGGAGGAgtctgaggcggaggaggaagtggatgaggaggaggtgaaggagaagaatgaggtggaggatgaggaggaggtcgaggatgaGGCTGAGAATGAGGATAataaggaggcggaagaggaggttACGGATTCCGATGATCATGTCTCGTCCGTTCTCCTGAGTCACCACCCGAATATCACCATTGACGAGGCCAGCGACGACGAGTTTTATTCATGA